In the Telopea speciosissima isolate NSW1024214 ecotype Mountain lineage chromosome 6, Tspe_v1, whole genome shotgun sequence genome, ATACTCCCTTATCGCTCCCTCATCCACATGATTCCTTGTAATTTGTGGAAAGAACAGCCAATAACCGGTAAGAGCCACAAATCCAACCGTCAACGGACCCGAAATCGCCCGATGCAGTTCAAACCTTCCCTTCAAACCCTTCTTCACCACCACTTCCATAGCCGTACAGAATCCATGGAGAACAAAGAACCACGTCACCTCCCATGTAGGACTCACACGCGTGAGATAAAAGTAAATGACCTCGTGCATGAGACCCGACACCAGGAACGTTGCCACAAGGGCAGACAGTAGGGCCCACTCCCTCCCTAAAATACTTGTAGAAATACTTCGTATAGGATTATATACAGTAGGGCGTAGAATACTCGTAACCATGAGGTTCCACCTTCGACCCCAGAAGTCTTGTAAGGAAGTAGAGAGGTAGGGTTCATCGAACTGGGGTTCGAGATCTAGACCCAGCAGGGTTCGAGCAAGGGCTGCACCAATGGCTAGAATGATTTCTACGCCGAGATAGATGTGGCAGCAGTAGAGCGCTAAGATGACCATTGGGTGTAGCTGCGTTCTATAGTCATAGATACGGATCACAAGTGCCAAAAGCAGGGCTTTACAGAACATAAGCAGAGCCGATTGGGGCGATTTAGTGTATTGGAGAGATGGGTTTTCTTTGAGTTTGGGGATCTGAGAtgggttttgtttgattttgatgggAAGACAAGAAATGGAGATGAATTGGAGGAGCGATGGAGTAGGTTGGGTGGTGAGAGATAAAGGGCCTTGATCGAAGGAGAAGAGTAGAAGCTTGAAATTTGCGAGCCAGGTGAGGTAGAAGGTTGTTGGACCTAAGAGATGGATGGAGGAGAGGTTGAATGGGAGAACAATGAATAGGTAGATGACtgggagaagggagaggagcCTGAGTTTGCCGTCTGGGATCTTTGCAGCTATGAAGTAACAATAGAAAAGAGAGATGATTGCTGTAATCCATACTTGGATAAAGCTCTTGATCTCTTCTTCCATTCTGCTTCCTCTGATGGTATTTTTGAATCTCTAACCCCCACGCCAGATTTCTGCAGAgacgagagagaaagagggcgCATTGTAGCAATATCTTGCTGTCCTGCTACTTTTATTTGGcaagaaatgaataaaaaaaaaaaaaaaagaaagtaaaaatatgTTGGTCAATGGGAAAGAAGAATTTTTCCCTTGAATCTGAAATCACTTCGGTAAAAGGTCCTTTAATGT is a window encoding:
- the LOC122663927 gene encoding long-chain-alcohol O-fatty-acyltransferase-like, whose amino-acid sequence is MEEEIKSFIQVWITAIISLFYCYFIAAKIPDGKLRLLSLLPVIYLFIVLPFNLSSIHLLGPTTFYLTWLANFKLLLFSFDQGPLSLTTQPTPSLLQFISISCLPIKIKQNPSQIPKLKENPSLQYTKSPQSALLMFCKALLLALVIRIYDYRTQLHPMVILALYCCHIYLGVEIILAIGAALARTLLGLDLEPQFDEPYLSTSLQDFWGRRWNLMVTSILRPTVYNPIRSISTSILGREWALLSALVATFLVSGLMHEVIYFYLTRVSPTWEVTWFFVLHGFCTAMEVVVKKGLKGRFELHRAISGPLTVGFVALTGYWLFFPQITRNHVDEGAIREYSILLDFVKDKFRLR